TCAGTTCGGCCGTTGTATATTCTCCGCTGCGGATGCCTTTGTACCAGTTGGACCGGTCTTTATCTATATTGATCGTGACAAAAACGATATCTGACCTGTCTCTGAATGCTTCCGCAACCGGTTGCATAACTGTACGAAAATAGTGTGAGCAATGCGGACAACCATAGAACCAGAAATCCACGAGCACCAGTTTACCTTTCAGATCCGAAAGGCGGACGGTGCGTCCGTTCGCATCCGGCAATTCGAACGGATAGGCCCGCATGTTTGATTTCCTGTTTTGGAATGGCACCATTGCTATCTGATAATCAGGCTCTTTAATGTAAGCCATGGAGCGCTGCAGTAAATTATTATAATCCTGAATGCCAAAACCGGAACGTTTAAAAAGCTGAAGCAGTAAACGCTCCCTGATCAGCCCTTTGTAATTGTTAAATATCGGTTCAAAGAGTGCGTCCGGCTTAGGCGAGCTCCCTGCCTTTATATGGCTGAGCCGTATCAGATCGAGCTGAAAAACAGCGAACATTTTAGATTTTACCGCCGCGACGGTATCCGTGATGAGGTTATCACGGTCTATAAAACGCTCGAAGCTACCGATCAGCGTCTCTTTCTCTTTCAATGTTGCTTTCGCCAGACGCGTCTTGATAAAGCCGGCCTCGATCCCGCGGAGTTTATAGATCTGGTCCGTCAGCAGAAGATGAGCAGCGATCGGTGTCAATTGTTTCTCTTTCTCCCGCCATGCCACTTCATCTTTCAGACTGTCCAGGCACACATCTTCCTTGTTCTTGCTATTGAAGGTCAGATCACTGTTAAAAAAATCGTCATAAGGCAGATCCTTGAAAGCTTTTTTACTATCCCGGATCAAGTTGAATTTCGAGGCTCCTTTACCGGAGAACCGAACATCGTCCGAACGGGTATCGACAGTTACTTTAATATCATCACCGTTTTCAACAAAAAAG
This genomic interval from Mucilaginibacter defluvii contains the following:
- a CDS encoding TlpA family protein disulfide reductase, with the protein product MKHLFIALTTLLYLLSTSNAHGKQSATYKSDSLSKADITVLAQGISAKDSLSAGYSTLMYKESGTAEFIRVQARRVNGKYHLSFAFSGPVAYVFITLRRAGSDPEKQILRPDFFVENGDDIKVTVDTRSDDVRFSGKGASKFNLIRDSKKAFKDLPYDDFFNSDLTFNSKNKEDVCLDSLKDEVAWREKEKQLTPIAAHLLLTDQIYKLRGIEAGFIKTRLAKATLKEKETLIGSFERFIDRDNLITDTVAAVKSKMFAVFQLDLIRLSHIKAGSSPKPDALFEPIFNNYKGLIRERLLLQLFKRSGFGIQDYNNLLQRSMAYIKEPDYQIAMVPFQNRKSNMRAYPFELPDANGRTVRLSDLKGKLVLVDFWFYGCPHCSHYFRTVMQPVAEAFRDRSDIVFVTINIDKDRSNWYKGIRSGEYTTAELTNLNTGVSGGDHPAIKHYGIRSYPQPMMIGKKQDVLYFSDDRLMDKDSLIRLIQSELE